In Desulfobacter hydrogenophilus, the genomic stretch AAGAAAATGGGCCATGGTTTTAAATTCTGCGGTTTCATTATTGTCCACAATCTCCCGGGATCTTACGCATACGTCATGAAGGCTTTCAATGGTTTTTTCAAAGACCTGCCTTTGGGTCTGCCTGCTGTCCGGGGAAAGGTCGAGATATTCTTTAACGGTTTTAAACAGATGGGTTGCCCCAATTTTTTTCAATTCATAGGTCAGGGTCTCCCCCGGATAACGGGTGATCATATCCGGGATAAGCGCTTTAAGATCATCAATAATGGACTCTATTTTTGAAATCAAGTCCATGGAAAACCCACGGTCGGTCCGGATCAAAATATTCAACTTGATCAAGGTATCAAGGATTTGCTTGAAATCAGCACCCGGGTCTTTTTCTTCAGGGCTTGACGGGGACTGCTCTCCGGGCTCTGATGACACGTTTGGTGTTTTCAGGCGCCTGATAATCAGGCCGAGTGAAAATAACGCAATAATAAACACGGCAGATACAATTATAACGGTCATGAAATATTTCCTTCTATATTTTTAAGAAAAGCCTTATTTAATGGTAATTTTAACGCCTTTTAGACCGGGACGGTACTATTTATACATTAAATGTCGTGAAGTTCAAGTCATTCCGTCCTCTTCACCAGGGTAACCAGCCTGCAGTTTAATACCTATTTCGAATGGTTCATATGGATTATAAAATATAAGCATCTCTTAACCAAACACAGGGGCAACTACAATTTGATGGTACTGGGGGGGACCAGAAAAAACAGAGAAGGCCGGGGGTTAGCCCCGGCCTTTTAATAGTTAGATTCCGCTTCTAAACGAATTCGATAAAGGGAGCCGCTTCGTTATACTCCTGCTTCGCATCGACCTGGCGATGTACAGGCGGGGAGGTGTCCGATACCCATTGAAAGACGCGGACTTCATCTGTGTTTGAGGCCGGCAGGGCGCAGCTTACGGATTTGGGGAAAGGCCCTTCCGAAGACTGAAACCTAGTGATCACTGGGGCTTCGGGATTCTCCGAAATTTCAACAATGTCCTCCACATACACCGCCCTGATATTTTTAAACAGGGGGCTTAAATCCTCCTCTTTTATGGTATGGATTCGTTGACGGAATTTTTGAAGGGCAAGCTCAGGCGTTGCCGCGGTTGCAATGCAGGTGAAGTATCCGTGGCGCTCCTCATCGGATCCGTTGACTTCATCAAATGAAAAATGTCCTGAATAAAGCATGGTTCTTTCTCCTTGCTATGGCTGACTGACCCACGCCTTGGCCAGGGGCAGGTCCATCATGTCAAAATATTTTACCTCAGCTCCGGTGAAGGGGGCGATGAATCCGGCCATGGTCCCTTCCCACTGCTTCTCCCCTACAATAGCCAGACGGTCAATATCGGTGAAATGACGGACGCCGAATTTGCTTTCTTCCCAGAGGGCGCCGACGGACCAGCCTTTGAAATCCTTAAGCTGGATCAGCATACGAATTTTGTCCCGGGATTCCATGATTTTTTCCACCTGGGGGACAAAATACTCGTAATCCTCTTTTTTCAACTTGTCCTTGAACACCAGGGTGACCACGGTGCCGCCGGGTTCCTCGGTGAGTTGTATTTCGTCGAATGCATAGGGCATGGTGTCCTCCTTTTGGGGTTTGGGTCGGGGCTTTCGATCCCCGACCATGAATCCTTGCCATCGGTCGATACAATAGAACCTTTATTATCCCATGAAAGGCCGGAACAGACCATGGGGGATATCCTCCAATTCCCGATACAGGGGCCTGTATCTCCACTGCAACGGCCGTTTCAAATTCACGTGAATCAGGCTGC encodes the following:
- a CDS encoding STAS/SEC14 domain-containing protein; amino-acid sequence: MPYAFDEIQLTEEPGGTVVTLVFKDKLKKEDYEYFVPQVEKIMESRDKIRMLIQLKDFKGWSVGALWEESKFGVRHFTDIDRLAIVGEKQWEGTMAGFIAPFTGAEVKYFDMMDLPLAKAWVSQP